The genomic window AGTTCGGCCTGGGCGTCCTGCGCAAGGTGCTGCTCTACGGCGTTGATGCGCAGTTTGTGCCCCACCTGCCGGCCAGTGAGCAGCAGTTCGTCACGGGCTTTAGCCGCTTCGTGCACCGCGCCAACGCCGACGCCCTGGCCCAGGAATTCAACGAGGCCCACTACCACATTGAGCGCAACGCCAACCCGCGGATGGTCTTCGTGGATATGTCGCTGCGCATCGCCGAGCTGCTGAAAATGCCTGCCTAAACGCTAGAAACGCGGAAAATACAGTTTGGTAATCTGCTATAGTAGCCGCTAAAAAGCCTATAGGCAAATGTGGCAAGCCGGTCGGTTACCTTTGCAGCGCCAAGTAAGCGCCCGGCTTTCGGAAAGCAAAAGAAAACTTTTTGGCTCCGTTCGGTGTCGCCTCTGATTACCACTTTTCTTCCTATGGTTTTGAATCGTCCCATTCGTATCGGTACCCGCGGCAGCCGGCTGGCGTTGTGGCAGGCCCACCACGTAGCGGCCTGTCTGGAGCTGGCCCAGCTGACCACCGAAATTGTCATCATCACCACCAAAGGCGACGTCGTGCTGGACCGCTCCCTGGATAAAATCGGGGCCAAGGGCGTGTTCACCGAGGAGCTGGAAGAAAGCCTGCGCTCGGGCGCCATCGACATTGCCGTGCACAGCGCCAAAGACGTGCAAAGCACCATTCCCGAGGATCTGGAGCTGCTGGCCTTTATGGAGCGCGAAAAAGTCAACGACGTCATCGTCAGCTACGACCCCAACCTCGACCTGAGCCGGCCCGACCTGGTGCTGGGCACGAGCAGCACGCGCCGTAAGGCCATGCTGCGCCGCCACTACCCGCACGCCACCACCGCCGAAGCCCGTGGCAACCTGCAAACCCGCCTGCGCAAGCTCGAAGAAGGCCAATACCACGCCCTGGTGCTGGCCTACGCCGGCGTGCACCGCATGGAGTACGACTCGCTGATTCGCCACGTGCTGCCCGAAACGCAGTTTGTGCCCGCCACCGGGCAGGGCAGCGTGGCCGTGGAGTGTGCCCGCAGCCTGGAGCCGGCCCTCAAAGCCGAGCTGCAGCGCGCCCTCGACCACAAAGCTACCCACACCTGCCTGCTGGCCGAGCGGGCCTTTCTGCGCACCATGGAAGGTGGCTGCAGCATTCCTTCCTTCGCCTTAGCTACGCTCACCGAAACCGGCACTTTGCAGCTCCACGGTGGCCTCATTAGCCTCGACGGGCAGCAATACCTGGAGGAAATTCTGACCACTGCCGACCTGAGCCAGGTCGAAGCTCTGGGCACGGAGCTGGCCGAGCGGGTCCTGCGCCGCGGTGGCCGCCAGATTCTGGACGATATCCGCAGCCAGCGGGCCGTGAGCTAAAGAGGATATGACGTAAAACAAAAAGGCCGGAAATGACTTCCGGCCTTTTTCCTTTTTTATGCGTGTAGCACCGGTTCTGGCGGCTGGGGCCGGCGGTCCAGCTTGTCGCGCAGCCAGTAGAGCAGCAGGGCGAAAACAGCCCCGCTGGTGTCGGCCAGCATGTCCTTTTGGGCGTCCCAGATGTCGCCCTGGCTGCCCAGAAACGCGGCTCCGGCGTCACCCCCGGCCGTTTCGGCGTACACCCACTCAATCAGCTCATAGCTCATGGCCACCGTACCGATGACGCAGAGTGGAAACAGGTAGGCCACGGCCCGGTTGCGGATAACCTGGTACCGGTCGATGAGCTCCAGGATGGCAAAGGCGTAGAACCCGACGCTGACGTGGGCCACCCGGTCGTACATGTTGCGCTTGAAGCCAAAGAGGTTGTTAAACCAGGCGAACGGTACTTTCTCAAAAGTGTAGTAGCCGCCGATGGTGTGCATAAACAGCAGCACGCTCATGAGCAGATACGCCAGGTTGGAGAACCGCACGCCGCGCACATACAGCACCACCAGCGCCGCGGCAATGGCCACAATAGGCGTATTTTCGGCTACCCAGGTGCCCCGCTCGGCCGGGTTGATGGCCAACACGGCAAAGAGGATAAGGTAAGCCAGCAACAGCAGCTTAGGAAACCAGTGGGGTGGGGGCGTGGCCGAGCGGGGAGCAGGCATACGAGGCGGAAAGTAAAGACGAGCTTGGCGCACAATACGGATATTTTGCAGTTTCGGCGGCGTTACACGTAAAAAGCCGGTTCTGATTGGCTGGGCCGTTCGGCCGGCCGCGCACGGAATTTGTAGCGCCGCCACCCGAAACCCCGTAGTTTTGCCTTACATCCTTTCACTTACCTCTCCGCTATGAAGCTCATTTCCCGCGCTACGGCGCTGTGCTGGCTCCTGCTTTGTCTGCTCACGGCCCCGGCCCTGCACGCTGCCAAAGCCCCCAAAAAAAGCAAGAAGGACCAGGTCGTAACCATCAGTACGCCCCAGGGCGACATCCGGCTGATTCTGTTTGACGAGACGCCCCTGCACAAGGAAAACTTTCTGAAGCTGGCCCAGAGCGGGTTTTATAACGGCACCACGTTTCACCGCATCATCCAAAACTTCATGATTCAGGGCGGCGACGGCAACTCCAAGGACGCCGACCCCAGCAACGATGGCATGGGCCCGCAGAACGATAAAACCATTCCGGCCGAAATTCGCCCCGAGTTTTCGCACAAGTTTGGAGCCGTAGCCGCCGCCCGGCAGGGCGACATGGTAAACCCCACCAAAGCCAGCAGCAGCTCCCAGTTTTACATCGTGCAGAACCACAACGGCACGCCCCACCTCAACGGCGGCTACACCGTCTTCGGGCAGGTTATCAGCGGCCTGGATGTAGTTGACAAAATTGCCGCTCAACCCAAGGACATGCGCGACCGGCCCACTACCGACATCAAAATGACGGTGAAAGTAGAAAAGCTGAAAAAGAAAAAAATCACCGAGCTCTACGGCTACAAGTACGAATAGCGCCGCCCCGTTATGACCAAACGTATTCTGGTGACCGGTTCGAATGGCTTGCTGGGCCAGAAACTGGTGGCGCTCCTTCGTCAGCAGCCAGGCGTAGAGCTTATTGCCTCTTCCCGCGGCGCTAACAAGCTGGCGGACCTGTATCCCGACCTACGCTTCGTGCCTCTGGACGTAACCGACCGCGCCCAGGTGCAGCAAGTGCTCCGGGCCGAACACCCCACCCACCTGATTCACACCGCCGCCATGACCAACGTCGACGAGTGTGAGCTGAACCGCGAGCCGTGCTGGTTGCAAAATGTCACGGCCGTGGAGCACCTCGTCGAAGCCTGCGAGCAGCTCGGCATCCACCTCACGCACGTCAGCACCGACTTTGTCTTCAGCGGTGCAGCCGGCCCGCTCGCGGAGGAAGCCACGCCTGGGCCGGTCAATTTTTACGGGGAAAGTAAGCTGGCGGCCGAGAAGGCCGTGCGGGCCAGCTCCGGCCGCTGGGCCATTGTGCGCACGGTGCTCGTGTATGGCATTGCCCACGAATACGGCCGTACCAACATCGTGCTCTGGGTCCGCGACTCGCTGCGGGCGGGCAAGCAGATCAATGTGGTGAATGACCAGTTCCGCACCCCCACGCTGGCCGAGGATTTAGCCCAGGGCTGCTGGCTAGTTGTCAAGCACGAGGCCACCGGCGTGTACCACATCAGCAGCAGCGAGCTACTCACGCCCTACCAAATGGCCCTGCAGGTTGCCGACTACTTTCAGCTTGACAAAAGCCTGATTGTCAAAGTCGACGCAAGCACGTTTTCCCAGCCGGCCAAGCGTCCTCTACGCACGGGCTTTATCATTACCAAGGCGCAGCGCGAGCTAGGGTACGCACCGCATACATTCCAGGAAGGCATTGCCCTACTAGCCAGGCAAACAGCCCAATGAGGAGCTGAATCTGCACAGCCAAACCGCTGTAAACGCAAAAAAACCGTTGGCAAAGCCAGCGGTTTTTTTACACACCTATTGCAACAACCTTTGGGTTTTGCCGCTGCGAGCAGAGCAGCGGGTAGCCCGTATTCTTTATTTTTTCACCATTTTACTGGCGGAACATTTTCGTTTTGCAGGCCTGCGAGCAGTCTGAGGAAACTGGCTGGCTCACTTGGCTGGCTGTTTCTTATGACAATATTAGGGCAAGAAAGCCCCGGTGTAAAGGATGATTTATTTCTAATTGTGACATAGTTAAGATGGTCTTTTTTGGAACCAAGATAGAACAGATTGATACTGGTCAAGGTCAGAGGAACAGCCTTAGTAACCAAAAATAGGGTATGGTGCAGCATTTCAGGCGTTTTGACTGCCAGTATAGAGGTGGGAGCGGGTGGAAATAATCCTGGTAATTGTGACGGATCAATTACTGGCGCGTGGTCTGCTTTGAGAAAGAAAATAACAGTTGCCGCAAAGCCAGAACGGTGAGCAGAATAGCAGAAGCCGGAAAAAGGATGAGCCACCAAGCCGTAAAGTCTTGCCGGGATGTGGCCAGGAGCCGGCCCCAACTGGCAATTTGGGGTGGCAAGCCAACACCCAAGAAAGAAAGTGTCGTCTCAAGGCCGATGAGCGCGGCTACGCTGAGTGGCAACAGGCCCCCAATTGTATTACGTAAGGCGGGAAAGGCGTGTCGAACCAGAATTTGCCAGGACGGCACTCCCAGCGCCTGAGCGGCCTCGATGTAAGGGAGCTGCCGAATTCGCAGCATCTCGGCCCGCACGAGCTGGGCCGAAACCGGCCAGTAGGTGAGTGAGAGTATGCACAGCATCGCGAATATCGACGGCTGCTGCACGGCGGCAATAGCCAGCACCAACACGAGCCGGGGTATTGAGGTCAATAGCGCAATGAGGAGCAGAACACCCTTATCCACCGGAACCGGCCACTGGGCAGCACGCGCCCCCGCCGCCAGCCCCCGCCGGGCTACTAACCAAGCGCCAACGCCACCAAAAAGTGCAAGCAACAGACCCGTAAGCGTGATCCGGAAAAAAAACAGGAAAAGACCCGCGGCAGCCAGCACGAGCACCGGCCCCGCCGGAATAGTGAGTCGACGGTTTCCATAGTAGCCTGCCAGACTACCTAGGAAGCTGCCCAGCAGAGTGGCGGCTATGGCGGCTGGTACACTGACGAGGCAAACCGTGCTGGCGCCGTAGAGCAGGCCGGCTAGCACATCCCGGCCCTGAGGATCCGTGCCCAGCCAGTGCGCCTTCTGCCCAGGAGGTTGAGCAAGTGCCTGCAAGTCTGGAATATCGGGAGCCCA from Hymenobacter chitinivorans DSM 11115 includes these protein-coding regions:
- the hemC gene encoding hydroxymethylbilane synthase, yielding MNRPIRIGTRGSRLALWQAHHVAACLELAQLTTEIVIITTKGDVVLDRSLDKIGAKGVFTEELEESLRSGAIDIAVHSAKDVQSTIPEDLELLAFMEREKVNDVIVSYDPNLDLSRPDLVLGTSSTRRKAMLRRHYPHATTAEARGNLQTRLRKLEEGQYHALVLAYAGVHRMEYDSLIRHVLPETQFVPATGQGSVAVECARSLEPALKAELQRALDHKATHTCLLAERAFLRTMEGGCSIPSFALATLTETGTLQLHGGLISLDGQQYLEEILTTADLSQVEALGTELAERVLRRGGRQILDDIRSQRAVS
- a CDS encoding DUF2238 domain-containing protein, encoding MPAPRSATPPPHWFPKLLLLAYLILFAVLAINPAERGTWVAENTPIVAIAAALVVLYVRGVRFSNLAYLLMSVLLFMHTIGGYYTFEKVPFAWFNNLFGFKRNMYDRVAHVSVGFYAFAILELIDRYQVIRNRAVAYLFPLCVIGTVAMSYELIEWVYAETAGGDAGAAFLGSQGDIWDAQKDMLADTSGAVFALLLYWLRDKLDRRPQPPEPVLHA
- a CDS encoding peptidylprolyl isomerase, which produces MKLISRATALCWLLLCLLTAPALHAAKAPKKSKKDQVVTISTPQGDIRLILFDETPLHKENFLKLAQSGFYNGTTFHRIIQNFMIQGGDGNSKDADPSNDGMGPQNDKTIPAEIRPEFSHKFGAVAAARQGDMVNPTKASSSSQFYIVQNHNGTPHLNGGYTVFGQVISGLDVVDKIAAQPKDMRDRPTTDIKMTVKVEKLKKKKITELYGYKYE
- a CDS encoding SDR family oxidoreductase, translating into MTKRILVTGSNGLLGQKLVALLRQQPGVELIASSRGANKLADLYPDLRFVPLDVTDRAQVQQVLRAEHPTHLIHTAAMTNVDECELNREPCWLQNVTAVEHLVEACEQLGIHLTHVSTDFVFSGAAGPLAEEATPGPVNFYGESKLAAEKAVRASSGRWAIVRTVLVYGIAHEYGRTNIVLWVRDSLRAGKQINVVNDQFRTPTLAEDLAQGCWLVVKHEATGVYHISSSELLTPYQMALQVADYFQLDKSLIVKVDASTFSQPAKRPLRTGFIITKAQRELGYAPHTFQEGIALLARQTAQ
- a CDS encoding ABC transporter permease, which gives rise to MQALAQPPGQKAHWLGTDPQGRDVLAGLLYGASTVCLVSVPAAIAATLLGSFLGSLAGYYGNRRLTIPAGPVLVLAAAGLFLFFFRITLTGLLLALFGGVGAWLVARRGLAAGARAAQWPVPVDKGVLLLIALLTSIPRLVLVLAIAAVQQPSIFAMLCILSLTYWPVSAQLVRAEMLRIRQLPYIEAAQALGVPSWQILVRHAFPALRNTIGGLLPLSVAALIGLETTLSFLGVGLPPQIASWGRLLATSRQDFTAWWLILFPASAILLTVLALRQLLFSFSKQTTRQ